The DNA region atttatagacTCCAGATTCATTGTGTCATCGTGTTttgatttatgtattttttaataatttttttttaatagccATTTTTCAGAATTTGATTTGTCAAACGACTTGCACTTTATTATATACGGGATAACGTCATTgcaaattgatttgtcaaacgACTTGCGCTCAATGTAACTCTCTCAATAATTTGTTCAGTATTTGACTCTCTCTCTAACCGATTGTTTTCTCTTTGACCTAATTATCATCAATAATATTTTCAGCATTGTCAAATAGTTTGTATTTGAAAATGACGATAATGCATTtgaaaaatttaagttttattaggTCTTAAATAGTGTTAATTAATTCATTCATGAAGTCAATCATCTTACATAGAGTAAAACTTCAGTAATTTTTTCCTATTTCTGACATTCAATTCATACTTTCCACCTACTccgcaaaaaagaaaaatgatcgCTGGCTACGTGAAGTATTAGCCATCACATGGCTAACCATGCAAACTAAATTAATGTATACCTACCTACACGAAATATATGTTATGCATGACAACATCCCTCAACTTAAtgatattatgtaattaacatcaCGAGTTTATTTTCATTCATCCAAAAACTGATGTAGGTGACAGAGACCGTTTAAATATCTCgtttcatcaattaaaatattatcatcCTGACCGTAATTTATGTAAAGTTAGATTTTAAACCGCATTTTAAAAGTgcaagaatttttttaacaaaatttaatttacaaaataaatatttttaatattatttgataagtaatattttagaatttttattttagtgtattgaaaagtatataattatattatttatatttatataaattttaaagtcatataaaatattatatattatttttaattataaaacttatttaatgtcaatctgaaattttatttgtttaaaacttatttgatgtcaacttaaactaaatattatcttgtgtatatagttattaataatatacttttaagAATAAATCTAATCCAATAATACAAATTTACTATTACAGTTTTACTAAGTTTAAGTGAATGAATTTTTgtttatgaaatataaataaaataattcattaatttaattaattttgtattaaaaataaatttttagagtcaatatataaaaagacatcaaataagttttataataaaacaattatcAGATAAGTATATATCACATAATTAATCAAATGAATTACAgaactatattaaattttaataataaaacagattaaaataaattcttgttttattaagctttattaatcatttgttaaattattaaatatttacgaatctttaaaaaaatcgattatataattgataaaattagttttaagggtttataaatcaattttaaataattaataaattgtaataaaaatttaaaatatttaatactttttatgataaaatcttaactatttttaaatagtaagAAATCTCTTCAACTaagttttcagttttataaactttcaaCTTATAAACCGTATGTCATCTTTTGTTACAGTATTTTAGATGGAGGGTAACGAAcattaacaaaatttaagttgagGATTTATCTTGTAGAATTTTTAGTTGAGTGTTTACTTTACGATAAATCTTTAGTTGAggaatttaattattaaaaatccttttattcatgtatttttttgaagttGTCGTACCATTACTTGTCCGTTCTTTATAGTATTAAAAAGTAGTTTGATTTAACCATTTATTGgaccataaaaaaaattaacctttTGAAAGAGTAATTAACAAAAGGGAAAATTGgtgaaataacaaaaacaaatcacaattatattttagagaaaGAATAGAGAGatcagaaaagaaagagaaagtgGTGGAAGCACTGTAGCCTAGTGgtcaaggtttaaaggcttctacacaCAAGTATGAGGTTCGAATCTCAGGCGACGCAATTTCTACACCAGTAGGTCTGAGTTTCAATTCCCGGAGAAAGCGAATTATGCACAGAATATTGGAGACAAGTCTTACAAGGGATCTTCAGTATGGCGCAATGAATACCATCAGGAATGGATTTCATAGGGCGGCTAGGGATGATGCAGTCAGACATGAATTTTTATAAGACAGGTAAAATGGTCAGCTGTAATATCATGtatgtaatatttctcattGTTTCTAATAGTATAATaaacccgacaaaaaaaaaagagaaggttATTTTGGTTAGAAATTTAATTTGGGTTTTTTGGTTATAGGGTGCAACTTTCCTTAACAAAAAACATATGGACACAAAAATCCGTAAACTCAACTGATCTGATTAGGATTTGGCAAAGACTaggaaaaaaacttaaaatcaaaCCCACTCTTTGGTCTTTTCTTGTCtggattaatttttatttatgtattcttCGAAATAGTCGCACCTTTACTTGTCCATACTTCGTACATAGTATTAAAAAGTAGTTTTGATATTAACTTTACAAAagattaattaacaaaaaaaacatatgtatgccaaaaaaaacatatgtacaGAAAACTAATAAAACCGTACACTCAGTTCTCAGGGCCGTCTCAAACTTTAGACGGACCCtgttcaaaataaaaaagataagaCATTTTTTAACAATctgaaataattttgtttttgtataaaatattagtataatataaaataaatctatcaatttaattattttatatctaaataacACTATTTTCTAGTTTAATGCAAAATCATTGATCAAATCATCGAACATGATTATTTGGcatttttcaatacaaaatcatcgatcaaataatcaaatttgatcattcttctaactttttcattttttatgtttattatttgcataatcaaaaatcataatctataaatatagcagaaaaacaaaatttgaataGCAAGCTATATACTTTTTGATTGGACAAatcacttttttttcttgtcaacagAAGTTGTagtctagttttttttatttgtgtttgctatttctaattaaaaatggtgaaaatatattttgttatccgtatttataatcactaattaATAATGGTTTCCAAAATATAATCAATTAGAATGTTAACTTTATATACTACCATTGAATATTTAAACACACATTAACAACAATTTCttacttttcaaaatatataattgatataaatattagttacgtcctaatttattgcatttttggttggttatataaaaaattaaaaattgtaatttacaattattggttataaatactgaacctaaattcaaatatagttattctgatttttttaataaaaatatgattttaaatttataactattaataaaacaaaaagaaattatgGACCTCCAAAATTTTGGACCCTGTTCGACCGCTCCATTTGCACGTGCTAAAAGACGGCCCTGTCAGTTCTGATTAGCATTTAGCAAAGACTAGGAAAAACAACTTTGAAAAGTTTAAAACTAAACCGGAGTAACATTCCGACTTAAAGTGCAAttataatgtttctttttagtttattcaaatttataaccTAATTATAACTATAACGCTCCGATCCGCCCACAGTTAATGGATCgtccacgcccgctctctcgacCTGTGGACTCTATTCCGTCTGACGATCGGTCCGTTAATTTTTCAAGGCTCTAAAGTTTTGTCTAATGATCCTGCAATCACCatccgacctttccccgtgctttggcatCACTCgtacggtatcgcgaatcactttccGATAGATCACCAATCATTTCACTATTCCaactcaagcacgcttaactctagaGTTCTAAATGGATGTGTGACGGGAAAgataagtcaactttggtgatataggtagccaaatcaattctcttaagccttttcacatatcacaactcagGATGTTGCAATTCAGCCTCTCTCAAAGAATGCAACGTTCTTGTTGCGCTCCACGaaaggtctcaagacgcctttCAGGTCAGAattgagacggctaaccagctctgataccacttataaCGCCCCGACCTGCCCAGACTAATGGTTCACCCACGTCTGCTCTTTCGGCCCGTAGACCCTATCCCATCTGTCGGTTGGtccgttaattttccaaggctctaGAGTCTTGTCTACTGACCCTACAACCACCACCCGACcattccccgtgctttggcttCACtcgcacggtatcgcgaatcacttccgaTATGTCACCCATCCTCTCACTATTCCAGCCCAAACACGCTTAACTCTAGAGTTCTAATAAATGGACGTGTCACGGTAAAtataagtcaactttggtgaataggtagccaaatcaattctcttaggAGGTTAGTGAGAGTAGTATTTTTGCAGAGTTGATTGATTCAACAAGTCAAGAGGTttgttaaatttgtaaaaacTCCTAAAGAGTTTTcgtattttaaaagtttatgaaaataatttagttCAAAGATTTTAAGAATCTAAAATATGCAAGATtcttgaattttgttttataaacaaaatggTGTATAATTCAATTCCCAATAACACTAAATTTGATagatacttaaaattttaaataacaagAGATTTTGTAAGTCACTAGACAATCATCAAACCAATTACACTAGATTTGATTAAGATTCTTAGAATCCACCAACCAATaacaataaactttaaaaaatttaataatcatTACAAATTCACATCCCACTAACTTTTTCAAATATCACAAGAGATGTTACACTAACagtattcaaaaaaaaaatactaacctAACAGTATTAATGGTTTAGAGAAAAAGGGCCGTGATCGAGAGGGGTTTATGGAACGAAGGTAAAATTGATGTTGCTTTGTTGATAGTAGTAGCTTTCTAGGTTCATAGGTTCTTTGAATCTCGGCTTTGGTTTTCACAATGGTCAATCGGAATTGTAAAAGGCTAACTTAACATATCTTGGtccagttcaaaaaaaaaacatatatgggTCCTGGTGATATATTTATTACCTTGTTCTTTCATCTCGGAACTGAACGATTTGTTCAGTATAAAGGGACTATATGTAGTTTTGAGATTCTGCATTCTCTCCTGTCTTAAATTATGTACAGCAATTTTAATACATCTCAAATGGCCGACCGTTCAAGAAAACCAAAACTTAGTCTGAGAGAAGATGATCTATTCTGTAGGCTTGAGGTATTAAAACAATGCTTTTGTATCCAAGAACTTTGGAAGATGATCTATTCCGTTGGCTTAAGGTGAACGTTAACGAGACGACTGAGGAATGCAAGCTCTTCATCTGCCCTGGGTATAAAATTAATACTTTGTGCAGTCGAATGTGGGCTAGTTTAATACCTCAAAATGTAGTTGTCGCAAAAAGATGGAGATGCAGATTGAAGTAGGCAATGCTATTAAATTAGGAAACGATATGTTGATGGTGTATTTGTCTGTGGCAAGCCTTCCTTCATCATTACTGATGATATGACAGTGCAATCTAACTCAACTAATGTGTATCTACAAGTGGTCAGAGATCAGGGTTATCTAGATTTTGACAAGTTGAGTGAATCACTTCTTGTCATTGGTTCTGAAGAGGTATTTACCCTTACTTACacatttttctctctctctttattctACAATGCTAGTTTTGACTCTGCATATGAACGTTACTAGGTACTCACCTTGCTGGAATGCTTATTCTCGTCCAACACTCCTTTGACAGACGCTTTCCTTAGAAAACAAAGCTCGCGCAACATGAAAGTGCTGATTAAGCCACTGAGTCCTGCTGTGCAAGAATATAAGAATGATGCTGATTCAGGCTGTTAACTTTGAACGTTGTAGTTCGGAAGCAGGACATGAAGGTTCTATACTTTGAATGCAGGGAAGATTTTGTGAATCTTCTTTTAACCTTTCTTGCTGTTTCTTTAGATTTTGGACTAGAAGCCTCTGGTAATAATATGGTTGTGGGATGCATCTTAAACTTGTTTAGAAGCTTTAACGACTTACGCTTTGATAAAAGATCACGCCCAAAGGCAAAGTCAACACTACCATGGTATTATGGCTGCCAGAAGAACCTGCTCGATATTACCACTGGCACGGCACCAGATTTTGGGTTTAGCTCTGATGAGAGTAGGCTTATGCATCGATATGGAAATTCAGGTATGTTGGGATGTGGTAGCCCTTATCCACCACTGAAGCATTTATGCCCGCATAGTGTTCAATCGATCAGCTTCAACTGTAATGCATGCAAGGGGTTTGTGAAGAAAAACATGAAGTTTAGAGTAACAGATGATCTTATAATTACACCCCTGAGCTCAAGCTCGACCATTGGCTATTTAAAACAGTTTCAGGTGAGTTTAGCGGATGTCGACGTGCAGCAGATCAGCATCGGCAAAGTAGAGGTAAAAAACGCTTACTTCTTGCTCTTCACATGAACTTGTTCTTTGGTTTTAATCCCATTGAAAAATTCTCTCTTATCCGCAGGTAAACAATGTACTAAAAGCTGCTTTTATGACATCGACGGCTTTAACCAATGCTTTGTGGAACTTGCTCGTGAAGAAGCCAAAAGAGGAGACATGATATCAATATCTCAGATTCCAGATCTTATATGTTcaactttttagtttttttctttttcttggagATGAAAATATCTCTATTTGTGTACCTTctgttttagtttattttcttatGAGAATGAATCTCTTAAAATTAGCGTACGGTTACGTTGTTCTTAAAAAAAGCATTGTAGTAGACCAAaggtttttttctttatgttccaagtattattttacaaataaaatgcACTACAAAGTGATTTACAAGACAAATGCGTTCTTTATGGAGAAATCAAATCTCTCTCCTTTGGTTCGTTCTCCTGGTTAGGTCTACGAAGTACCTACCTAAACTCGAACCGGAaaaactgaaaccgaatccaaacagttatacaaaaatatccaAACGAGATTTATGAGCTTAGTACTTTGGTGTTTGGTTATAACCCGAATCGATCCAAAATCCGAATTAGGATCCGAAAATAtccgaaattaattaaatatattaatgttttgatatatttaaggtgatttagatatttttgactattcataattttttgtagtttgttttatttgttattttgaattatttttagctaatttagttagtttgactaatatttagttagatttgtaaacaatttatatattttgaaacaaaaatttgtcatttttttaagtttaaaaaatatgttttgaacAATTTTAAACATTGGTTACATCCGATCCGAATCAAACCCGGAAGAAACCGAACCAAATACGATCCGATAATTACTAAATACCGAATGGTACTTCTAAGCATAACCTCGAAAATCCAAAAATCCGAATCATCCGGACCGATACCGAACGGGCCACCGAACGCTTATGCCTACTCCtggtttattaaatttaatagatCTTGGGACATGCAATTTCAGCCACGCGGTTATAGGGAAGATCAATGTTTTATGCGTTTCGGTTTATTCGAAACTTCTTGTTATTTCCCAACAAACCTTGTTAATCAATTTTACTGGCTGAACTTCTTAAATGGTTTAAAAAGAGTATGGCTTTTGCAGTCCAAGGGACGTGTACCTCTTAATTATTTGTACTCAGGGAAGGTCTTTATTTACTGTTCCGAAAAGTTGTCAACCTTTTCAATTTTCAAATCATTTGTCTCTCTCCAATCGTTCTCTATTTCTTGGCTGAAAACTTTTACTTTTGAAGAATCatctaagaccatctccaatgtatttttctatttctatCTTTAAAATAGAggatctctaaaatagagatgtgTTTCTCTCCAATGTATTCCTCTATTTTTAcctctaaaaaataatattctcaaaagattctatttttattttacaacaactatcttttatttttaaaatttgcaaaTCAACCCTAttcaattttacttttataagattttcatacatttttaactttgtttaaacaaaagtttCACTAAAAAGATTGTTAGGTAAATCAAAAGtgtcattttatgtttataaaaactgtattttcttataaaaataattatttttgatataattataaaaatttaaaaattaaaggactgttttgaaataaaaaaaaagcatgcctctataatagaggaatgctatttttcctctatttatagaggtgaaaataacattcctctattatagaggtggataTAGCAATGAGTTGAAACactttttactctattatagagtttgGAGGTGAATATAAcaatgagttggagatgctctaatggATAAAAGAATGATCTATGTGATTATAGCAAATCATTTGAACAAGAAAAACGTTGTACGGGTTCAATCTGGTAATGATTTTGTTGACTTACTCTATAGTTTTCTCGCCATGGGTTTGGGAACCAGTGTGAGGTTGGTTGACAACGTCAAAAAGTCGTCATAGGTTGTCTCAACAACCTTTGCAATAGTGTTGTAGACATGAGCATCGATAATTTCAAGACCGAAGCATGCAAGCAGATGCTGATTTACCCGAAGAGTGTGAAGAAAAATCAATGCAGAAAGCTAAAGATTAAAATTGATGATACGGAGGCAACCAAGTACTATATGAACCCAATGTCTTCGCAGAAATCATGCAAAGAGTCTTTTAGCAATTTCAGTACTTCACGATGTACTTTAGCAATTTCAGTACTTCAGTACTTTAGCAATTTCAGTATTTATGCAAACTATGAACAAAGAGATTCCATCACCTGAAGGAGAGATGTTGAGAGATTGTTATGATCATGATGGAGTCTTTGTTCATGGTGATGGAAAGAGTTTGTCTTGAGTAACAATGTTATGTATCaagtactctctctctctctctctctctctctctctctctctgtatttTACTGTATAAAACCGTTTTTCTTATTCAAGTACCAAAGTAACCGAGTACAAAAGTCTGATAACGATGCTTGATGACTCAATACATCAAACCAATACAAAAACTATAGAGTGAAACTATAAATGGCATAAAGTTCTTATTTTCAACTACTAGTAGTTATAGTTAACAACTTCCTTCTGCCAGCTCAGCATCTCCAACTAATTCGTCGTTCTTTTTCTCGTTGACTCCCTCCAACTCTCTCCTCTGCTTCCGATAGTACGCTCTCCATGGCCTATCAATACCCCGATACAGAAAATCAGCTTGTCCTCATGCTTAGCAAG from Raphanus sativus cultivar WK10039 chromosome 8, ASM80110v3, whole genome shotgun sequence includes:
- the LOC108820297 gene encoding uncharacterized protein LOC108820297 is translated as MKVLYFECREDFVNLLLTFLAVSLDFGLEASGNNMVVGCILNLFRSFNDLRFDKRSRPKAKSTLPWYYGCQKNLLDITTGTAPDFGFSSDESRLMHRYGNSGMLGCGSPYPPLKHLCPHSVQSISFNCNACKGFVKKNMKFRVTDDLIITPLSSSSTIGYLKQFQVSLADVDVQQISIGKVEVNNVLKAAFMTSTALTNALWNLLVKKPKEET